Proteins encoded within one genomic window of Callithrix jacchus isolate 240 chromosome 11, calJac240_pri, whole genome shotgun sequence:
- the LOC144578242 gene encoding uncharacterized protein LOC144578242, translated as MAENEMLSIKMQRQREMFPSAQLSRGFCLLSIPAVRNTGVCPTLGKWNRHWRSPSALPLTLSPSFTGPLEAQVTQNPRYLITVTGKKLTVTCSQNMNHDYMSWYRQDPGLGLRQIDYSNNVDLVDKGDVPEGYSVSRKEKRNFPLIVESPGPHQTSLYLCASSLSTVLHGQLLSAQKRRAAARTRRLLLQETPLRPAGKTSSIIPQKLFPTPQPQGLCSAAALRNQGSILYLL; from the exons ATGGCGGAGAATGAAATGCTTTCCATTAAAATGCAAAGACAAAGGGAGATGTTTCCGAGTGCCCAGCTGTCTAGAGGGTTCTGTTTGCTTTCCATTCCTGCTGTTAGGAACACAGGAGTCTGCCCTACATTAGGGAAGTGGAATAGA CATTGGAGATCCCCTTCAGCTCTGCCTCTAACTCTGTCCCCTTCCTTTACAGGCCCCTTGGAAGCCCAAGTGACCCAGAACCCAAGATACCTCATCACAGTGACTGGAAAGAAGTTGACGGTGACTTGTTCTCAGAATATGAACCATGATTATATGTCCTGGTATCGACAAGACCCAGGGCTCGGCCTAAGGCAGATCGACTATTCAAATAATGTTGATCTGGTTGATAAGGGAGATGTTCCTGAAGGGTACAGTGTCTCTCGAAAAGAGAAGAGGAACTTCCCCCTGATCGTGGAGTCGCCCGGCCCCCACCAGACTTCTCTGTACCTCTGCGCCAGCAGTTTATCCACAGTGCTGCACGGCCAGCTGCTCTCTGCACAAAAACGGAGGGCAGCTGCAAGAACAAGGAGACTCCTCCTGCAGGAGACCCCTCTCCGACCAGCAGGAAAAACTTCCTCCATCATCCCACAGAAGCTCTTCCCCACTCCCCAGCCTCAGGGACTCTGCAGTGCAGCTGCTCTGCGGAACCAGGGGTCCATCCTCTACCTGCTGTAG